One bacterium genomic window carries:
- a CDS encoding AAA family ATPase, translated as MTAGPSLQGSYRLDTNAQHLSRGDDEVPLPPKVFALFRYLVENAGQVQSRDQLLEAVWPGVTVSADALRYTLRQLRVALGDIGSEPMFIQTLPRRGWRFVGRVADAGSGVWLLDAAPAKGGTKGSASLPTRAPLVGRREEIGQLSHALARAREGSRQLVLVSGEAGIGKTSLVESAFQFVAGTPGVSVARGQCIEHHGASEPYLPVLEAILRLCRSIGGDEPVDVLRRHAPMWLAHLPSLTQPEEREELRRQIQGASPERMIRELTDALEVLSRDRVVILWIDDLHWSDAATLAWFAQVMRRDEPARLLVIACHRPSEASTPGDELFPVLREFVLRGDGRELALGLLGREALVEYLDQRFHGTLADADRSNLRDFLTVRTEGNPLYVVSVVNDLIDRGVLVELEGRWRLEGKLSGLPPSGSLALLLRDEIGRVEAADRELLEVASIAGMEFSAAALLRENGPTLPEIEERCEVLAHRGRFLVAKGLAEWPDGTMASGFGFSHALHREAFESEIGFGRRSRLHLEIGLHKERGFAGSEGRIAAQLAHHFEQAHDTVRTVRYLALAGEEAARRFANLEATALLRKGLELLAQLEPSAERDAQELALRLVLNVPVAAVEGYGVSALEHNLTRIEELASQFGESAAFFPVLLGLWSLSLVRADMARAGELGRRLISIADGNDDAVSRLQGQRAFGHVRLYEGFPKESCELIQAGLDGYDVEHHQRLDYSTGDDPVVLSFAYLSWALWFRGLPTQAVARAEQAVAHGRALEHPPSLAIAMAFRAVVQLFRRDAEGAMRAVAELEELARHEHMALWLALGQIVRGWALQAEVSPRESLEELDRGIAAWREMGAGLGLPLWLCLRVELMVKSGDTSSGRSTLAEIQQLIERSGQVILDSERRRVEGLLLACGDEKDRRLASRSFEAAFEIARGHGTLSMELRSVLSWADFDRGENGRISDARRALLSGVLERFSEARDDPDPRAARRLLC; from the coding sequence ATGACCGCCGGTCCCTCGCTGCAAGGCTCGTATCGGCTGGATACCAATGCGCAGCACCTAAGCAGGGGGGACGACGAAGTCCCGTTGCCCCCGAAGGTATTCGCCCTGTTCCGGTACCTGGTCGAGAACGCGGGGCAGGTTCAGAGCCGCGATCAGTTGCTCGAGGCGGTCTGGCCCGGCGTGACGGTCAGCGCCGATGCTCTCCGCTACACCCTTCGTCAGCTTCGTGTGGCACTTGGGGACATTGGCTCGGAGCCGATGTTCATCCAGACCTTGCCGCGGCGTGGCTGGCGCTTCGTCGGTCGAGTTGCGGATGCGGGCTCCGGGGTCTGGCTCCTCGACGCGGCTCCTGCAAAGGGAGGAACGAAGGGGTCGGCCTCGCTTCCGACGCGGGCTCCTCTCGTCGGGCGGAGAGAGGAAATCGGGCAGTTGAGCCATGCCCTGGCTCGTGCTCGCGAGGGTTCGCGACAACTCGTGCTCGTTTCGGGCGAAGCGGGGATCGGGAAGACATCGTTGGTCGAGTCGGCCTTCCAATTCGTCGCGGGTACCCCGGGTGTGTCGGTCGCGCGAGGCCAATGCATCGAGCATCACGGTGCATCCGAGCCCTATCTCCCGGTACTCGAAGCGATCCTGCGGCTGTGTCGCTCGATCGGAGGTGACGAGCCTGTCGACGTGCTTCGCCGCCACGCGCCGATGTGGTTGGCCCACCTGCCCTCGCTGACGCAACCCGAAGAGCGGGAGGAACTGCGGCGCCAGATTCAGGGTGCCAGCCCCGAGCGGATGATTCGTGAGCTGACGGATGCGCTCGAAGTCCTGAGCCGAGATCGCGTCGTCATCCTGTGGATCGACGACCTGCATTGGTCCGACGCGGCCACGCTCGCGTGGTTCGCGCAGGTGATGCGTCGCGACGAGCCGGCGCGTCTGCTCGTCATCGCCTGTCATCGGCCGAGTGAGGCTTCGACGCCGGGCGACGAGCTCTTTCCCGTCTTGCGGGAGTTCGTCCTGCGCGGCGATGGTCGGGAGCTCGCACTCGGACTGCTCGGCAGGGAGGCGCTGGTGGAGTACCTGGACCAGCGCTTCCACGGCACGTTGGCCGACGCCGATCGCTCGAATCTCCGCGATTTCCTCACGGTGCGGACCGAGGGAAATCCGCTCTACGTCGTCAGTGTGGTGAACGATCTGATCGACCGGGGCGTCCTGGTCGAGCTGGAAGGCCGTTGGCGGTTGGAGGGCAAGCTCTCGGGGCTCCCGCCGTCGGGCTCGCTTGCTCTCTTGTTGCGCGACGAAATCGGGCGCGTCGAGGCGGCCGATCGCGAGCTGTTGGAGGTCGCGAGCATCGCGGGCATGGAGTTCTCGGCCGCGGCTCTGCTCAGGGAAAACGGGCCGACGCTGCCAGAAATCGAGGAGCGATGTGAGGTTCTCGCTCACCGCGGGCGCTTCCTGGTGGCAAAGGGGCTGGCCGAGTGGCCCGATGGCACGATGGCTTCCGGGTTCGGTTTCTCCCATGCGCTCCACAGGGAAGCATTCGAATCCGAGATCGGCTTTGGACGGCGGAGCCGTCTCCATCTCGAGATCGGCCTGCACAAGGAACGCGGTTTTGCGGGATCAGAAGGAAGGATCGCGGCGCAGCTCGCCCACCACTTCGAACAAGCCCACGATACGGTTCGAACGGTCCGCTATCTGGCGCTTGCCGGCGAGGAAGCGGCCCGGCGATTCGCAAACCTCGAGGCGACGGCTTTGTTGAGAAAAGGGCTGGAGCTCCTCGCCCAGCTCGAACCTTCGGCCGAACGCGACGCCCAGGAGCTGGCGCTACGGCTCGTACTGAACGTCCCTGTCGCCGCAGTGGAGGGATATGGTGTCTCCGCGTTGGAGCACAACCTGACCCGGATCGAGGAGCTGGCCAGTCAATTCGGGGAATCGGCTGCGTTCTTCCCCGTTCTGTTGGGTCTGTGGTCATTGAGTCTGGTTCGCGCGGACATGGCCCGCGCAGGCGAACTCGGGCGCCGCTTGATTTCCATTGCCGATGGCAATGACGATGCGGTCTCTCGGCTCCAGGGCCAGCGTGCGTTCGGGCACGTGCGCTTGTACGAAGGCTTTCCCAAGGAATCCTGCGAGCTGATCCAAGCCGGACTCGATGGATACGATGTCGAGCACCATCAACGTCTGGACTATTCCACCGGCGATGATCCGGTGGTCTTGAGCTTTGCCTACCTCTCATGGGCGCTCTGGTTCCGGGGGCTACCGACCCAGGCGGTCGCCCGGGCGGAGCAGGCGGTTGCTCACGGGCGGGCGCTCGAGCATCCGCCTTCTCTGGCGATCGCAATGGCTTTTCGCGCGGTGGTGCAGCTGTTCCGTCGCGACGCGGAAGGCGCAATGAGAGCGGTGGCCGAGCTCGAAGAGCTGGCACGGCACGAGCACATGGCGTTGTGGCTCGCGCTGGGACAGATCGTCAGGGGCTGGGCACTTCAAGCCGAGGTTTCGCCTCGAGAATCCCTCGAGGAACTCGATCGTGGCATTGCTGCGTGGCGAGAAATGGGCGCCGGGCTCGGTCTTCCCCTCTGGCTCTGTCTACGCGTCGAGCTGATGGTGAAATCAGGTGACACGAGCAGTGGACGATCAACGCTCGCTGAGATTCAGCAGCTGATCGAGAGATCCGGCCAGGTGATCCTCGATTCCGAGCGGCGCCGGGTCGAGGGCCTGCTCCTGGCATGCGGGGACGAAAAGGACCGGAGGCTGGCGTCGCGCTCGTTCGAAGCCGCCTTCGAGATCGCTCGAGGTCACGGAACCCTGTCGATGGAGCTGCGTTCCGTCCTGTCCTGGGCCGATTTCGATCGCGGGGAGAACGGGCGGATCAGCGACGCTCGCCGTGCGCTCCTGTCGGGGGTTCTCGAGCGTTTCAGCGAGGCGCGGGACGATCCCGACCCCCGAGCTGCTCGGCGCTTGCTCTGCTAG
- a CDS encoding helix-turn-helix domain-containing protein: MDQHPVARHYLECGVDGPRKISDFVGQDEWHQNPLYCSFYRELGIECQILVPSGPTERGPDGARIHGLSLNRIRKDFSERERALLSLLMPHLEQARTQAALIGTLQRQLRVDAFVRTRLDKNLVELDTDGRPLRIDPGAAEAFGIFFGTSRGRMPEEVQAWLASDSKRQPLVREHHLDQIIVRDLGMVNGSRVLLVEASHRQGDPERLRCLGLTRREAETLYWIAQGKSNAEVAIILDIRDRTVAKHLEAVYAKLDVDSRTAATLRAIETLASALH, translated from the coding sequence ATGGACCAGCATCCGGTGGCCCGCCACTACCTGGAATGCGGCGTGGACGGCCCTCGGAAGATCAGCGATTTCGTCGGCCAGGATGAGTGGCATCAGAATCCCCTCTACTGCTCCTTCTATCGCGAGCTCGGAATCGAATGTCAGATCCTCGTGCCGAGCGGCCCGACCGAGCGCGGCCCGGATGGCGCGCGTATTCACGGATTGAGTCTGAACCGCATCCGCAAGGATTTCAGTGAACGTGAGCGCGCCCTCCTCTCCCTGTTGATGCCCCATCTCGAACAGGCCCGGACCCAGGCGGCGCTGATCGGAACGCTGCAACGGCAACTGCGGGTCGATGCATTCGTTCGAACCCGCCTGGACAAGAACCTCGTCGAACTGGATACCGACGGACGACCGCTCCGCATCGACCCAGGCGCAGCCGAAGCCTTCGGCATCTTCTTTGGCACGTCGCGAGGCCGCATGCCGGAAGAAGTCCAAGCCTGGCTGGCATCGGATTCGAAACGCCAACCCCTGGTTCGCGAACACCACCTCGACCAGATCATCGTCCGCGATCTGGGGATGGTGAACGGGAGCCGCGTCCTTCTGGTCGAAGCCAGCCATCGGCAGGGGGACCCGGAACGCCTCCGTTGCCTCGGGCTCACCCGGCGCGAAGCGGAGACCCTCTATTGGATCGCCCAGGGCAAGAGCAACGCCGAGGTCGCCATCATTCTCGACATCCGTGACCGCACCGTCGCCAAGCACCTGGAGGCCGTGTACGCCAAGTTGGATGTCGATTCCCGGACGGCCGCCACTCTCCGCGCCATCGAAACCCTGGCAAGCGCCCTGCACTGA
- a CDS encoding uracil-DNA glycosylase family protein — protein sequence MSLRRLLAEVRACEICAAGLPVDPNPILQADARARILVAGQAPGRRAHEAGVPFRDPSGDRLRAWMGIDDDVFYDARSVAIIPMGFCYPGTGKSGDLPPRAECAPAWREKLLESLPDLRLTLVIGTYAQAYHLEKRARTLSETVAAWRERDPKVMALPHPSPRNQGWFKRHPWFEDELLPVLRRRVKRALA from the coding sequence ATGTCGCTTCGACGTCTTCTAGCGGAGGTTCGCGCCTGCGAGATCTGCGCGGCCGGTTTGCCGGTCGACCCGAACCCCATCCTTCAAGCCGACGCGCGAGCGCGCATCCTGGTCGCGGGCCAGGCGCCTGGTCGTCGGGCCCATGAGGCCGGAGTTCCCTTTCGAGATCCGAGCGGAGATCGCCTGCGTGCATGGATGGGAATCGACGATGATGTCTTCTATGACGCCCGGAGCGTTGCCATCATCCCGATGGGCTTCTGCTATCCCGGGACCGGCAAGAGTGGCGATCTACCACCGCGCGCCGAATGTGCGCCGGCATGGCGAGAGAAGCTCTTGGAATCCCTTCCGGATCTGCGCCTCACGCTCGTGATTGGCACCTATGCACAGGCCTATCACCTCGAGAAACGTGCTCGCACACTCTCGGAAACCGTCGCGGCTTGGAGGGAGCGGGACCCCAAGGTGATGGCGCTTCCTCATCCGAGTCCGCGCAACCAGGGCTGGTTCAAACGCCATCCCTGGTTCGAAGACGAGCTGCTTCCGGTGTTGCGTCGTCGGGTCAAGCGGGCGTTGGCATGA
- a CDS encoding PhzF family phenazine biosynthesis protein has protein sequence MRNFQQVDVFTQEAGLGNPVAVVLDGGGLSDAQMARFARWTNLSETTFVLPATASEADYRVRIFTPSQELPFAGHPTLGTCHALLEAGRVSRAEALVQECEAGLIPIRVEGDGALVFTAPSAKTSASPRTAEELVRLLGGGGVTDPLLIDVGPRWLTLRLTEPGDLDRIQPDYPAIADATRADGLVGINVYSVSSDGTVEVRSFAPADGIDEDPVCGSGNAAVGHHLRATGAESLTGEAYEARQGRFLERDGRIRVRIADRVEVGGHCVSVIDGTVAI, from the coding sequence ATGCGAAACTTCCAACAGGTCGATGTGTTCACGCAGGAGGCGGGCCTCGGAAATCCGGTCGCCGTCGTCCTCGACGGCGGGGGCTTGAGCGACGCCCAGATGGCTCGTTTCGCGCGCTGGACCAACCTCTCGGAGACGACCTTCGTGCTTCCCGCGACTGCGTCAGAGGCCGACTATCGGGTGCGGATCTTCACGCCCAGCCAGGAACTCCCCTTCGCCGGGCACCCTACCCTCGGTACCTGCCATGCCCTGTTGGAGGCGGGTCGGGTCTCGCGCGCGGAGGCCCTGGTGCAGGAATGTGAGGCGGGCTTGATCCCGATCCGTGTCGAGGGGGATGGAGCACTCGTCTTCACGGCGCCTTCAGCGAAGACATCCGCTTCCCCCAGGACGGCTGAAGAGCTGGTGAGGCTACTCGGCGGCGGAGGGGTGACAGATCCGCTCCTCATCGATGTGGGTCCACGTTGGCTCACCCTGCGCCTGACGGAACCCGGGGATCTGGATCGCATCCAGCCCGACTATCCTGCGATTGCGGATGCGACGCGCGCAGACGGCCTGGTTGGGATCAACGTGTATTCCGTCTCGTCGGATGGAACGGTCGAGGTGCGCTCGTTCGCGCCAGCGGACGGCATCGACGAGGATCCTGTGTGCGGCAGCGGCAATGCGGCCGTGGGCCACCATCTTCGTGCAACTGGTGCCGAGAGCCTTACGGGCGAAGCCTACGAGGCTCGCCAAGGTCGCTTCCTCGAGCGAGACGGCCGCATCCGTGTGCGGATCGCGGACCGCGTGGAAGTCGGCGGGCATTGCGTCTCCGTGATCGACGGGACGGTTGCGATCTAG